The Elaeis guineensis isolate ETL-2024a chromosome 13, EG11, whole genome shotgun sequence genome includes a region encoding these proteins:
- the LOC105060863 gene encoding LOW QUALITY PROTEIN: tuliposide A-converting enzyme 2, chloroplastic (The sequence of the model RefSeq protein was modified relative to this genomic sequence to represent the inferred CDS: inserted 1 base in 1 codon), with product MDPDNEVQLDLFPFIRIYKSGRIERLLGTDVVPASVDPATGVTSKDVTIDPSTGVSARLYLPTTTDNKNKLPILIYIHGGGFVIETAFSPTYHNYLNSLVSQAQILAVSVEYRRVPEHPLPAAYDDAWATAKWVASHAGASGGPEPWLXEHGDFNRVFLAGDSAGANIAHNVVQRAGTTDLGSGVRIKGLLLVHPFFWGSKPVGSESRDPEPRRKTEELWRFACPGTTGVDDPWINPLAEGAPGLEGLPCERVLVTVAEKDFIKERGRAYYEALKGSGWGGQAELLESEGENHVFHLQNPTCDSAVAKMERVIAFLNRE from the exons ATGGATCCCGACAACGAAGTCCAACTCGACCTCTTCCCCTTCATCCGCATCTACAAGAGCGGCCGCATCGAGCGCCTCCTCGGCACCGACGTCGTCCCCGCCTCCGTTGACCCCGCTACCGGCGTCACCTCCAAAGACGTCACCATCGACCCATCCACCGGCGTCTCCGCCCGCCTCTACCTTCCCACCACCACCGACAACAAAAACAAGCTTCCCATCCTCATCTACATCCACGGCGGCGGCTTCGTCATCGAGACCGCCTTCTCCCCAACCTACCACAACTACCTCAACTCCCTCGTCTCCCAAGCCCAGATCCTCGCCGTCTCCGTCGAGTACCGCCGGGTCCCGGAGCACCCGCTCCCCGCCGCGTACGACGACGCCTGGGCCACCGCCAAGTGGGTCGCCTCCCACGCCGGTGCAAGCGGCGGCCCCGAGCCTTGGC CCGAGCACGGCGACTTCAACCGCGTCTTCTTGGCCGGCGACAGCGCCGGCGCCAACATCGCCCACAACGTGGTGCAGCGCGCCGGGACGACAGATCTCGGATCTGGGGTGCGGATCAAAGGGTTGCTTTTGGTCCATCCGTTCTTCTGGGGGTCGAAGCCCGTGGGGTCGGAGAGCAGGGACCCGGAGCCGAGGAGGAAGACGGAGGAGTTGTGGAGGTTCGCGTGCCCGGGTACGACCGGGGTGGACGACCCTTGGATTAATCCGCTGGCCGAGGGGGCGCCGGGGTTGGAGGGGTTGCCGTGCGAGCGGGTGCTGGTGACGGTGGCGGAGAAAGATTTTATCAAGGAGAGGGGGAGGGCGTACTACGAGGCGTTGAAGGGGAGTGGGTGGGGAGGGCAGGCGGAGCTGCTGGAGTCGGAAGGGGAGAACCATGTGTTTCATCTCCAGAATCCCACTTGCGACAGTGCCGTGGCCAAGA